A portion of the Flavobacterium limnophilum genome contains these proteins:
- a CDS encoding DNA topoisomerase IV subunit B translates to MSDQAQYNEDNIRSLDWKEHIRMRPGMYIGKLGDGSSSDDGIYILLKEVLDNCIDEFVMGAGKTIEVTIKDKTVSVRDYGRGIPLGKVIDVVSKMNTGGKYDSLAFKKSVGLNGVGTKAVNALSHYFRVESVRDEKQKAAEFSAGNLVLDEEIIDTTKRKGTKVTFIPDETIFKNYKFRYEYVIRMLKNYCYLNNGLTILFNGEKYFSENGLKDLLEETINVEDLEYPIIHLKEGDIEIALTHSKTQYSEEYHSFVNGQNTTQGGTHLAAYREAIVKTIREYYNKPFEASDVRKSIVTAISIKVMEPVFESQTKTKLGSTEIGSEPGMPSVRTFVNDFVKNKLDSYLHKNPETADALLRKILQAERERKELSGIRKLAKDRAKKANLHNKKLRDCRAHLTDTKNPRNLESTLFITEGDSASGSITKSRDVNTQAVFSLRGKPLNSYGMSKKIVYENEEFNLLQAALDIEDDMENLRYNNIVIATDADVDGMHIRLLLITFFLQFFPELIKENHLYILQTPLFRVRNKKETIYCYSEEERKDAIEKLKPKPEITRFKGLGEISPDEFKNFIGETIRLDPIMMDKNTSVEQLLSFYMGKNTPDRQEFIINNLKVELDTIEAS, encoded by the coding sequence ATGTCAGATCAAGCTCAATACAACGAAGACAATATACGCTCACTCGACTGGAAGGAACACATCAGAATGCGTCCCGGAATGTATATCGGAAAACTCGGAGATGGTTCTTCTTCTGATGATGGAATTTATATTCTTCTCAAAGAAGTCCTAGACAACTGTATCGACGAGTTTGTTATGGGCGCCGGAAAAACCATCGAGGTAACTATCAAAGACAAAACGGTTTCGGTTCGCGATTACGGTCGTGGAATCCCATTGGGAAAAGTGATTGACGTGGTTTCCAAGATGAATACTGGTGGAAAATACGACTCACTGGCATTTAAGAAATCCGTAGGTTTGAATGGAGTGGGAACAAAAGCCGTGAATGCTTTGTCCCATTATTTTCGCGTGGAATCGGTTCGTGACGAGAAACAAAAAGCCGCTGAATTCTCGGCTGGAAATCTGGTTTTGGATGAGGAAATTATTGACACAACCAAACGAAAAGGTACCAAAGTAACTTTTATTCCAGATGAAACCATTTTCAAGAATTACAAATTCCGTTACGAATATGTAATTCGGATGCTCAAAAACTATTGTTATCTCAACAATGGTTTAACCATTTTATTCAACGGCGAAAAATATTTTTCCGAAAATGGATTGAAAGATTTATTGGAAGAAACCATTAATGTAGAGGATTTAGAATATCCAATTATCCATTTGAAAGAAGGCGATATTGAAATTGCATTAACGCATAGCAAAACCCAATATTCAGAAGAATATCACTCTTTTGTAAACGGTCAAAATACCACTCAAGGTGGAACGCATTTGGCGGCTTATCGCGAAGCCATCGTGAAAACCATTCGAGAATATTACAACAAACCATTCGAAGCTTCGGATGTTCGAAAATCCATTGTTACAGCGATTAGCATCAAGGTGATGGAACCCGTTTTCGAATCGCAAACCAAAACCAAATTAGGTTCTACAGAAATAGGTTCGGAACCTGGAATGCCATCGGTTCGTACTTTTGTCAATGATTTTGTAAAAAATAAATTAGACAGTTATTTACACAAAAATCCAGAAACGGCTGATGCTTTACTTCGCAAGATTTTGCAAGCCGAAAGAGAGCGTAAAGAATTATCCGGTATTCGAAAATTAGCCAAAGACAGAGCCAAGAAAGCCAATCTGCACAACAAGAAATTACGCGATTGTAGAGCGCATTTGACCGATACCAAAAACCCAAGAAATTTAGAAAGTACGCTTTTCATTACCGAGGGAGATTCGGCATCTGGTTCCATCACAAAATCACGTGATGTAAATACACAAGCGGTTTTTAGTTTACGAGGTAAGCCTTTGAACTCCTACGGAATGAGTAAGAAAATTGTGTATGAGAACGAAGAATTCAACTTGTTGCAAGCGGCTTTGGATATCGAAGACGATATGGAAAACCTGCGTTACAACAACATCGTGATCGCAACAGATGCCGATGTCGATGGAATGCACATTCGATTATTGTTGATTACTTTCTTCCTTCAATTCTTTCCTGAATTAATCAAAGAAAACCATTTGTATATTCTGCAAACACCATTGTTTAGGGTTCGAAATAAGAAAGAAACCATTTATTGCTATTCCGAAGAAGAACGCAAAGACGCCATTGAAAAACTAAAACCAAAACCAGAAATCACCCGATTTAAAGGTTTGGGAGAAATATCGCCAGACGAATTCAAGAATTTCATTGGCGAAACCATTCGATTGGATCCAATTATGATGGACAAAAATACTTCGGTAGAGCAATTGTTGTCTTTCTATATGGGAAAAAATACGCCAGATCGACAAGAATTCATTATCAATAATTTGAAGGTGGAATTGGATACGATAGAGGCGAGTTAG
- a CDS encoding PDDEXK nuclease domain-containing protein yields the protein MSKDLQNKMLFQQVVELLQNARQQVLRTVNTTMVCTYFEIGRMIVEEEQSGKDRAEYGKQILKGLSQDLKKEFGKGFSIDVLERIRNFYLIYSKSASLLRILEIKNSATVLRNSEVSVNEDLSISPTPSTKFKYQKTQTVSTISELQKTLYDFFKLTWSHYSFLMRIDDEKERRFYEIESEKYNWSVRELKRQYDSALYTRLALSRDKEGVLKLSEQGQIIEKPKDLIKDPYILEFLGLPELHQYSETELEAEIISKLEHFLLELGHGFTFVARQQRITFDDKHFRIDLVFYNRVLKSFVLIDLKIGELKHQDLGQMQMYVNYYDRKMRLEDENKTIGIVLCQNKSDLVVEYTLPENNEQIFASKYKTVLPSKEDLIKLISESK from the coding sequence TTGTCAAAAGACCTTCAAAATAAAATGTTGTTCCAACAAGTAGTTGAGCTATTGCAAAATGCCCGACAACAGGTTTTGCGTACTGTAAACACAACTATGGTTTGCACGTATTTCGAAATTGGAAGAATGATTGTTGAAGAAGAACAAAGTGGAAAAGACCGAGCAGAATATGGTAAACAAATTCTAAAAGGACTTTCTCAAGATTTGAAAAAGGAATTTGGGAAAGGGTTTTCTATTGATGTTTTAGAAAGAATTAGAAACTTTTATTTGATTTATTCAAAATCCGCATCACTGTTGCGGATATTGGAAATAAAGAATTCCGCAACAGTGTTGCGGAATTCTGAAGTTTCAGTAAATGAAGATTTATCAATTTCGCCAACACCGTCTACGAAATTCAAATATCAAAAAACGCAGACAGTGTCTACGATTTCTGAATTACAGAAAACATTATATGACTTTTTCAAATTAACGTGGTCTCATTATTCGTTTTTAATGCGAATAGACGATGAAAAGGAAAGACGTTTTTATGAAATAGAATCTGAAAAATACAATTGGAGTGTTCGAGAATTAAAACGACAATACGATTCGGCACTTTATACCAGATTGGCTTTGAGTCGAGACAAAGAAGGGGTTTTAAAACTTTCAGAACAAGGCCAGATTATTGAGAAACCAAAAGATCTTATCAAAGATCCGTATATTCTAGAATTTCTTGGATTGCCAGAATTGCATCAGTATTCTGAAACGGAATTAGAGGCGGAAATCATTAGTAAGCTAGAGCATTTTCTATTAGAATTAGGTCACGGATTTACGTTTGTTGCGCGTCAACAAAGAATTACTTTCGACGATAAACACTTTCGAATTGATTTGGTTTTTTATAATCGGGTTTTAAAAAGTTTTGTTTTAATTGATTTAAAAATAGGAGAATTGAAACATCAAGATTTAGGTCAAATGCAAATGTATGTTAATTATTACGACAGAAAAATGCGATTGGAAGACGAGAACAAAACCATTGGAATTGTTCTTTGTCAAAACAAAAGTGACTTGGTTGTGGAATATACTTTACCAGAAAATAACGAGCAAATCTTTGCCAGTAAATACAAAACAGTTCTTCCAAGTAAGGAAGATTTAATAAAATTAATTTCGGAATCAAAATAA
- a CDS encoding slipin family protein, whose amino-acid sequence MIQRITIDAYQVGLVFENRKLVNVIKEGSQWIFGDKQVRIYEKTVAFQSPYEFNILIQNEALAAMLEVIEVADSEIVLQFVNGNFKEVLTAGTYAFWKGVTNTYFSRIDLSKVEITEQIPMFLFETAKLRAFVRKFMVSSNDKALLFVNGTYVKELAAGTHYFWNNSTTIEVKTADRRQQQLEISGQELLTKDKAGLRINFYVRYQVTDILKALVTNKDFEKQLYVLMQLALRAFVGSLTLDELLSKKDTIASAILEEVATKISDLGLAVSDAGIRDVILPGDMKEIMNQVLVAEKKAQANSIMRREETAATRSLLNTAKLMEENEMLWKLKEMEYVEKIADKIGEITISGGGNIIGQLKEIFVK is encoded by the coding sequence ATGATACAAAGAATTACAATCGATGCCTACCAAGTAGGTTTGGTATTCGAAAACAGAAAATTGGTAAACGTGATAAAAGAAGGTTCACAATGGATTTTTGGAGACAAACAAGTAAGGATTTACGAAAAAACAGTCGCTTTCCAATCGCCTTATGAATTCAACATCTTGATTCAAAATGAAGCCTTGGCAGCAATGTTAGAAGTAATTGAAGTGGCTGATAGTGAAATTGTGTTGCAATTTGTAAATGGGAATTTCAAGGAGGTTTTGACCGCAGGAACCTATGCTTTTTGGAAAGGAGTAACCAATACCTATTTCTCCAGAATAGATTTATCCAAGGTGGAAATCACGGAGCAAATTCCAATGTTTTTGTTCGAAACGGCAAAGTTGAGAGCTTTCGTGAGAAAGTTTATGGTATCGAGCAATGACAAAGCCTTGTTGTTTGTGAACGGAACTTACGTCAAAGAATTGGCTGCGGGAACCCACTATTTCTGGAACAACAGCACCACCATCGAGGTCAAAACAGCGGATAGGAGACAACAACAATTGGAAATCTCGGGTCAGGAATTATTGACCAAGGACAAAGCCGGTTTGAGAATCAATTTCTACGTGAGATACCAAGTTACGGATATTTTAAAAGCCTTGGTAACCAACAAGGATTTCGAAAAGCAATTGTACGTTTTAATGCAATTGGCGTTGAGAGCCTTTGTCGGAAGCTTGACTTTGGACGAATTGTTGAGCAAGAAAGACACCATCGCTTCGGCTATTTTGGAAGAAGTTGCGACCAAAATCAGTGATTTAGGTTTGGCAGTTTCCGATGCGGGAATCAGGGACGTGATCTTGCCTGGCGATATGAAAGAAATTATGAACCAGGTCTTGGTAGCCGAAAAAAAGGCACAAGCCAACAGCATTATGCGAAGAGAAGAAACCGCGGCAACCAGAAGTTTGTTGAATACCGCCAAATTGATGGAGGAAAACGAAATGTTGTGGAAATTGAAAGAAATGGAATATGTAGAGAAAATCGCCGATAAAATTGGAGAAATCACCATTTCCGGAGGAGGAAACATCATTGGTCAATTGAAAGAGATTTTTGTGAAATAA